The Halomonas sp. KG2 genome contains a region encoding:
- a CDS encoding LysR family transcriptional regulator has translation MLDFKELDAFVWAVKLGSFRKAAVRLHITQPSVSERISRLESTVGVLLLERSARPVQPTMRGREFFLHAERILHQRDEALKLFDSAETFSAPLRLGTIETIAHSWFPAFIQQLTERFPELIIELTVDYSPALNDRLMRNEIDILLAMNGYLAPEQIECETLSPYEMGMFVSPRHAALLSEHPNAWCQSLPFISFGRQARPYEELVRYLSDVGVQQPRIHSVSTLMTIARMTMEGLGIGALPVATVLDEWRRGDLYRLALPVPLPPMNYDVIWRSANHPRFCRSVGRIAQECAANYARERCADMANTCFTGRWVRPSATPTTPEATPRST, from the coding sequence ATGCTTGATTTCAAGGAGCTAGACGCTTTTGTATGGGCGGTAAAGCTTGGCTCTTTTCGTAAGGCGGCGGTACGCCTACATATCACACAGCCTTCTGTTTCTGAGCGTATTTCACGCTTGGAAAGCACCGTAGGTGTGCTATTGCTTGAGCGCTCGGCGCGTCCGGTTCAGCCGACCATGCGTGGCCGCGAGTTCTTTCTGCATGCTGAGCGCATACTGCATCAGCGTGATGAAGCGCTAAAACTATTTGATAGTGCCGAGACATTTTCAGCACCCCTAAGGCTTGGCACCATTGAAACCATTGCACATAGCTGGTTTCCCGCTTTTATTCAGCAGCTTACTGAGCGCTTTCCAGAACTCATTATCGAGTTAACAGTTGATTACTCGCCGGCTCTTAATGATCGGCTTATGCGCAACGAGATTGATATTTTGCTGGCAATGAATGGTTACTTGGCTCCGGAGCAAATTGAGTGCGAGACGTTAAGTCCTTATGAGATGGGCATGTTTGTTTCACCTCGTCATGCCGCGCTGCTAAGCGAACACCCCAACGCTTGGTGCCAGTCGTTGCCGTTTATTTCCTTTGGCAGGCAGGCTCGCCCCTACGAAGAACTGGTTCGTTACCTTTCTGATGTCGGCGTTCAGCAGCCTCGTATCCATAGCGTTAGCACATTGATGACCATTGCACGAATGACGATGGAGGGGCTGGGAATCGGTGCGCTTCCGGTCGCCACTGTATTAGATGAGTGGCGGCGGGGTGATCTATACCGTCTAGCGCTACCCGTGCCGTTGCCGCCTATGAACTATGATGTGATATGGCGCAGTGCGAATCATCCTCGCTTTTGTCGCAGTGTGGGGCGGATCGCCCAAGAATGTGCAGCTAACTATGCCAGAGAGCGGTGCGCTGACATGGCAAACACATGTTTTACCGGCCGCTGGGTTCGCCCTAGCGCAACCCCTACCACTCCCGAAGCAACACCTCGATCAACCTGA
- a CDS encoding LamB/YcsF family protein yields MAIPLLNCDMGESFGNWSIGLDADVMPYVDCANIACGYHASDPHVMRRTVALASQHGVRIGAHPGYPDLMGFGRRSMACSPAEVEDMMLYQVGALAGICQAEGATLSYIKPHGAMYNDMAANLELLEGAMRAVRAYDANLPLMVMATADPEPHRQLAKKMGVTLWFETFADRAYEATGHLASRRLAGAVHHDQATIVAQAVALAKGEALTARDGSALHLPCDTLCVHGDNPESVAAVRAIRDAFTALESA; encoded by the coding sequence ATGGCAATCCCACTGCTCAACTGCGACATGGGCGAAAGCTTCGGTAATTGGTCAATCGGCTTAGATGCTGACGTAATGCCTTACGTCGATTGTGCCAATATCGCCTGTGGCTATCATGCCTCAGACCCCCATGTGATGCGCCGCACGGTCGCCTTGGCCAGTCAACATGGCGTGCGTATTGGCGCCCATCCCGGCTACCCTGACTTAATGGGGTTTGGTCGTCGTTCTATGGCCTGCTCGCCCGCAGAAGTAGAGGATATGATGCTGTACCAGGTCGGTGCGCTGGCCGGAATTTGCCAAGCTGAAGGCGCGACGCTGAGCTACATAAAGCCCCATGGAGCGATGTATAACGACATGGCGGCGAATCTTGAACTATTGGAAGGTGCCATGCGTGCGGTACGTGCTTATGATGCCAACCTTCCGCTAATGGTCATGGCAACTGCCGATCCGGAACCTCATCGTCAGTTGGCGAAAAAAATGGGCGTTACCCTGTGGTTTGAAACATTCGCTGACCGCGCTTATGAAGCAACCGGCCATCTCGCCTCTCGCCGCCTGGCAGGCGCTGTCCACCACGACCAAGCCACTATCGTTGCGCAAGCTGTTGCGCTCGCCAAAGGCGAGGCGCTGACCGCCCGCGACGGTAGCGCGCTGCACCTACCCTGCGACACCCTGTGCGTGCACGGCGACAATCCTGAGTCGGTGGCTGCCGTGCGCGCGATTCGTGATGCCTTTACGGCGCTGGAGTCTGCGTGA
- the pxpB gene encoding 5-oxoprolinase subunit PxpB, giving the protein MKLRLETAAMDAVTVRLFDTIDEANMAWIIAADQTLRDALGEALIDLIPSYTTLLVHYDSQQLTFGQVATLIRNALRHLTPAESQNGQLHEVPVWYDESVGPELPLVAKRAGLSVDSLIERHCDHDYCVFALGFAPGYGFMGLVDEGIATPRLKTPRRKVAAGSVGIADRQTAIYPLLSPGGWNILGRTAVPLFEYAKRGEPLLRPGDKVRFKAIGKAEFEAAGGDTTPMEERP; this is encoded by the coding sequence GTGAAACTGCGTTTAGAAACAGCGGCCATGGACGCCGTAACGGTACGCCTGTTTGACACTATTGATGAAGCCAATATGGCGTGGATCATCGCTGCCGATCAAACCCTGCGCGATGCGCTGGGCGAGGCACTCATTGACCTGATTCCCTCCTACACCACGCTGCTGGTGCACTACGACAGCCAGCAACTCACCTTTGGCCAAGTCGCTACGCTGATTCGCAATGCCTTGCGCCACTTAACGCCTGCCGAATCGCAGAACGGTCAGCTACATGAGGTCCCCGTGTGGTATGACGAAAGCGTTGGCCCTGAGCTTCCACTGGTGGCAAAACGCGCAGGGCTCAGCGTTGACTCTCTGATCGAGCGTCACTGCGACCATGATTACTGCGTCTTCGCGCTGGGCTTCGCCCCCGGCTACGGTTTTATGGGGTTGGTAGACGAAGGCATCGCCACGCCTCGCTTGAAAACACCCCGCCGCAAAGTCGCGGCAGGCAGTGTGGGGATTGCCGATCGACAAACGGCTATCTACCCGCTCCTTTCTCCAGGGGGGTGGAATATTTTAGGTCGCACCGCCGTGCCGCTATTTGAATACGCTAAGCGGGGCGAGCCGCTGCTGCGACCCGGCGATAAGGTACGCTTTAAAGCGATTGGCAAAGCAGAATTTGAAGCAGCAGGAGGCGATACAACGCCGATGGAGGAGCGGCCATGA
- a CDS encoding biotin-dependent carboxyltransferase family protein, producing MSQAMLTVKQAGPLALIQDLGRFGVGHLGVTQGGAADWISFRWANWLLGNAPDSAALEIVMGGNLSLVANAEVRLALTGADLGATIDGQPLATNTSFLLRSGQTLIFSQPRRGLRAYLAFPGGLDVPTILGSRACTAREQIGGLRDDGRPLKTGDQLTWQGSSSGERRLPEGTVPAMPEKSCQLSMVLGSQASHFAGRSLYSAFNQPWTVDNRADRMGIRLTGQHLHCTLGGIISEGIPLGAVQIPPDGQPIVLMNDRQTIGGYPRLGALTPMACALLAQCVPGTEVRLSPVSASQAQIAYRKQLSHWH from the coding sequence ATGAGCCAGGCAATGCTAACGGTTAAGCAGGCTGGACCACTGGCTCTGATTCAAGACTTAGGGCGGTTCGGCGTGGGTCATTTGGGTGTCACTCAGGGCGGTGCCGCCGACTGGATTTCATTTCGCTGGGCAAACTGGCTCCTCGGTAACGCACCTGATAGCGCGGCACTGGAGATTGTTATGGGTGGCAACCTCAGCTTGGTTGCCAATGCCGAGGTGCGCTTAGCGCTCACCGGGGCCGATCTTGGCGCTACCATCGATGGACAGCCATTAGCAACCAACACAAGCTTTCTGCTGCGTTCCGGTCAAACACTCATTTTCAGCCAGCCTCGGCGTGGCCTACGAGCCTATCTGGCGTTTCCTGGCGGATTAGATGTACCAACGATTCTGGGCAGCCGTGCCTGCACTGCCCGCGAGCAGATTGGCGGGCTCCGTGACGACGGCAGACCGCTAAAAACCGGCGACCAGCTCACCTGGCAAGGTAGCTCATCCGGCGAGCGCAGGCTGCCTGAAGGAACAGTCCCCGCCATGCCGGAAAAAAGCTGCCAACTCAGCATGGTGCTTGGCTCGCAGGCTTCACATTTCGCCGGACGTAGTCTGTACAGCGCTTTTAACCAGCCTTGGACAGTAGATAACCGCGCTGATCGTATGGGCATCCGTCTCACTGGCCAGCATCTGCATTGCACGCTCGGCGGCATTATTTCTGAAGGCATTCCCCTTGGCGCCGTGCAAATCCCACCCGACGGCCAGCCGATTGTGTTAATGAATGACCGCCAAACCATTGGCGGCTACCCACGCCTAGGTGCGCTCACCCCGATGGCCTGTGCGCTGCTTGCTCAATGCGTGCCGGGAACCGAAGTGCGTTTGAGCCCTGTCAGTGCCAGCCAAGCGCAAATTGCCTATCGGAAGCAATTAAGCCACTGGCATTAA